The genomic segment ccagtccatttcagctcactaatgcctaggatatcaatgtttgtgcattccattttatttttggcaacttccaattttcctagattcatacttagtacattccatgtcccgattattaatggatgtttgcagctatttcttctcattttgagtcatgccacatctgcaaatgaaggtcccaaaagcttgactccatccatgtcattctggtcaactctactttgaggacgcagttcttccccagttgtcttttgagtgccttctaacctgggggggctcatcttccagcacgatatcagacaatgttctgctgctattcataaggttttcactggctaattcttttcagaagtagaccacggggtcattcttcccagtctgtcttagtctagaagctcagcagaaacctgtctgccatgggtgaccttgctgctatgtgaatactggtggtatagcttccagcatcacagcaacatgcacgcccccacagtatgataaactgacacaTGGTGGACTCCACCTTTggcctcccaaaattcatgtccttgtcacatgtaaaacgcattcaccccatcatatcatagcaaaagtcttaactcaaCTCCAggccaaaattcaaaaattcctcttcatctgtgaaatctagaaaacaagttatctgcttccaaagtcaATGGTTtagcaggcacaagctagacacttccattacaaatgggagaaattggagggaaaaaagggataacaggcaccaagcaagtcagcaaaaACACATTATGTTACCCCTcagggcttgaaaataatcctttgttctctaAGACcgtttacacaatggccctgctctccagactctgggtactggccacactctctggattctgagtggaggcccctcagttctgggcttcagcttctccttccaggcctactggaatggcaactctgttccctcCAATTTAGGCTCACCATTctcttagtccatctgagtgggaactccagaggccatggctctaccctttgaaaccccagaggtcttgCCCAtatcctttgagactgaggcagcttgccttcctgttttccttatctcttcaacttctgcttcctggcttcttagcctcttggcccctcaggcCTCCCTGCCtgaatctgccctgctggggcaagtgtttcaaagctctgtagttccaccaataagtgcctggaggcaccccactccaccagtaaacttcagctggaagacactcagctctctctctccataggtcagcaagcctagctttactgtaagtgcccagaggctccCCActtcaccaggaagcctcctatgcaaaggcactcaactctcttgctCCGTGCATGGGCTCCAGAgctgtctggtgctggtctcctggttctactaCTGCCGGTTCTCTACCGCTGCTTCTTAACATCtgcaccatctctggtgttaacaggtcttctcacttccttctgagtcctctatccattcacagtttcaaaacctcttccacattttatgtaactgttagagcagcaccccactctcccagtaccaaattcttagtcatctagtgctgctataacaggaatgccacaagtggatggctttaatgaacagaagtttattctctcatattccagtaggctacaagtccaaattcagggcattagctccaggggaaggctgtctctgtcagctctggaggaaagtccttgtcatcaatcttcccctggactaggaacttctctgcacaggaaccaaaggtccaaaggacgcactctgctaccggtgctcctttcttggtggcatgaggtgcCCCGTCTctccgctcacttctctcttttatatctcaaaagagattaactcaagacagaatccaatcttgtagattgagttctgcctcattaacataactgctgcctctcccctcattaacaccatagaggtagaatttacaacacacgggaaaatcacatcagatgacaaaattgtggacaatcgcacaatccgcagaatcatggcctagtcaaactGATATGTGTATTTTTgaggaatacaattcaatccatgacagatggagaATTGGCTTTGGTCATGAGGAGTCGACATGGCCTAAGGTGGGgccgggcggggggtggggagcgGGGGAATGATGTCCAGAAGGCAATGAGATACACAGATCTGAATATCAGAAGGCGGCTCTGGGATGTCGGAGACATGGAATGCTTTGGTGTAATCTTGAGTTCTGGTTCCTTCTTATCAACAGAGAAGGGGCTGGGTTCTGGAGACGTGATGGGGTTAGGGTGGAGTTACACTAATGTGAAACGACTCCCGGCTCACCTCTCTGACTCGGTTTCCCCCACAGATGGCCTTTCCCTGCCACAGGTCCATGAACCCAAGACCCAAGACGCTGGTCTTCCTTCTAGTGGGCCTGAGTTTCTTCACACTGCACCTGTGGTTTCTCCAGGCCCCGATGTCCCAGGAGGAGGGGGTGCGGGATCTCGCGGTGGACGCTCTTGCTGTGCAGCCCTCAGCGCTCAACCCAGGGGTCCTGTGTGTGGCCAACGCCTCTGTGAACGCCACGCCTGATTTCCAACAGCTGCCTGCCCGGATCCAAGACTTCCTGCGGTACCGCCATTGCCGCCAGTTTCAGCTGCTTTGGGACGTCCCGAACAAGTGTGCTGGCCGCCGGGGCGTCTTCCTGCTCCTGGCCGTGAAGTCATCGCCGGAAAACTACGAGCGGCGCGAGCTCATCCGCCGCACCTGGGGGCAGGAGCGCAGCTACCGCGGCCTGCCGGTGCGCCGCCTCTTCCTCCTGGGCACGCCGGCGTCTGAGCCCCGCGAGCGCTGGGAGCAGCTAGACGAGCTGGTGAGCCTGGAGGCGCGCGAGCACGGCGACGTGCTGCAGTGGGCCTTCGCCGACACCTTCCTTAACCTCTCGCTCAAGCACGTGCACCTGTTGGAGTGGCTGGCGGCGCGCTGCCCACAGGCGCGCTTCCTGCTCAGCGGCGACGACGACGTCTTCGTGCACACGGCCAACGTGCTGCGTTTCCTGGAGGCGCAGCATCCTGGCCGCCACCTCTTCACCGGGCAGCTCATGGACGGCTCCGTGCCCATTCGCGACAGCTGGAGCAAGTACTTCGTGCCCCCGCAGATCTTCCCCGGGCAGGCCTACCCGGTGTACTGTAGCGGCGGCGGCTTCCTCCTGTCCAGCTACACTGCCCAGGCCCTGCGCAGAGCCTCCCGCCACACGCCGCTCTTCCCCATCGACGACGCCTACATGGGCATGTGCCTGCAGCGCGCGGGCCTGGCACCCAGCGGCCACGATGGCATCCGGCCCTTCGGCGTGCAGCTGCCGGGCACCCACCGGCCCTCCTTCGATCCCTGCATATACCGCGAGCTACTGCTCGTGCACCGCTTTGCGCCCTACGAGATGCTGCTCATGTGGAAGGCGCTGCACAACCCTAAGCTGAGTTGTTCCCGGGGTCGCAGGGTCTCCTGAAGCCGAATGGGTGGCGCTGGGTGCGTGCGGGGCTCAGCTCCTAGGCCTCCGCACGTGATGTTTTCCCTACTGAAAACGTGCCTTTCCGGTTCTGGACACCTCTGTCCTACCCAGCTCAGTGGATCAGAACCCGGCGACGCATTGAAATCATCTGGGGTAGGGGGGGGCAGGCAGAGAGTAAAAAATACCTATGCCCTGGCCTcatcccagaggttctgattctGTCAGTCTAGGGTGGCCCCAGgcatttgaatatttttaaaattccccaggtgattctaatgggtGGCCAGGATTGAGGTCCACTGCACCAGCGTGCCCATCCATCCTTGCAAACTCAGCTCCATCGCTTCCTCTAAGAAACTTTCCACTCACCTCGCACCTACCTCAGTGCCATCTCTGTGCGCTCCCTAGACTGGTCCTGGCAGACTGTCATTGCCTGTTTAAGAGGCCATTCACCATTTGAATTCGAGCTTCTCAGAGGCAGAGAGAGCACCTGGCCTGGCTCATTCTAAAGCAGAGTAGACACTCGAGTCAACCTGGGCCAGGAGCAAATGTCACCTGACACATGTAGTACAAATGGGAGGAGTTGTCATTTCTCTGCAAATGGgctcagctggagctgggctgacAGCAGATGGTCCCCCCCCCCTCCCCGCAAGAAGACAATCTAGCCTCAGGA from the Loxodonta africana isolate mLoxAfr1 chromosome 7, mLoxAfr1.hap2, whole genome shotgun sequence genome contains:
- the B3GNT6 gene encoding acetylgalactosaminyl-O-glycosyl-glycoprotein beta-1,3-N-acetylglucosaminyltransferase — translated: MAFPCHRSMNPRPKTLVFLLVGLSFFTLHLWFLQAPMSQEEGVRDLAVDALAVQPSALNPGVLCVANASVNATPDFQQLPARIQDFLRYRHCRQFQLLWDVPNKCAGRRGVFLLLAVKSSPENYERRELIRRTWGQERSYRGLPVRRLFLLGTPASEPRERWEQLDELVSLEAREHGDVLQWAFADTFLNLSLKHVHLLEWLAARCPQARFLLSGDDDVFVHTANVLRFLEAQHPGRHLFTGQLMDGSVPIRDSWSKYFVPPQIFPGQAYPVYCSGGGFLLSSYTAQALRRASRHTPLFPIDDAYMGMCLQRAGLAPSGHDGIRPFGVQLPGTHRPSFDPCIYRELLLVHRFAPYEMLLMWKALHNPKLSCSRGRRVS